In the Hyalangium ruber genome, one interval contains:
- a CDS encoding phosphatase domain-containing protein, producing the protein MDSTAATQKLQTLRTLMTGHTDRNEEKQILGLFANATAAELNYLITNINVDALLSDVDNRLVGPDHLTTLLETLCVQRAHELGLPVRAGLMFALQTGLTPQLAERMIQALFLSTRGRELTEFKNLLDGRGTYRDLQQLVFSDVDSPSIRQEILDHIRREAETAPSGENKVLSDIDDTFILNWKDTRYPPKTVYPGVLQFYRELDRGPGIIPGREGDLTFVSARPMDPLGFIEDRTLATLREHGVPTAAMLSGAFTHLLGNSRIAEKKFDNFSRYVQLYPEYGFVFVGDSGQGDVAFGEQMLASHPETVRAVFIHDVVDTPELVRKAWRDKRIFFFDTYVGAAVEAYQVGVIARDGVQRVVRTTREELEKVNFGSAEQREARRADLSRDLQRADALR; encoded by the coding sequence GTGGACTCCACCGCCGCGACGCAGAAGCTCCAGACGCTCCGTACACTCATGACCGGTCACACCGACCGGAATGAGGAAAAGCAGATCCTCGGACTCTTCGCGAACGCCACCGCTGCCGAGCTGAACTACCTCATCACCAACATCAACGTGGACGCCCTGCTGTCCGACGTGGACAACCGCCTCGTCGGCCCCGACCACCTCACCACCCTGCTCGAAACGCTGTGTGTCCAGCGAGCCCACGAGCTGGGACTTCCCGTCCGCGCCGGTCTCATGTTCGCGCTCCAGACAGGCCTCACCCCTCAACTGGCCGAGCGGATGATCCAGGCGCTGTTCCTCAGTACACGCGGCCGCGAGCTCACCGAGTTCAAGAACCTGCTCGATGGACGCGGCACCTACCGCGACCTGCAGCAGCTCGTGTTCAGCGACGTCGACAGCCCCTCCATCCGGCAGGAGATCCTCGACCACATCCGCCGGGAGGCCGAGACCGCTCCCAGTGGCGAGAACAAGGTCCTCAGCGACATCGACGACACCTTCATCCTCAACTGGAAGGACACCCGCTACCCGCCCAAGACCGTGTACCCCGGCGTGCTTCAGTTCTACCGCGAGCTCGACCGGGGCCCGGGCATCATCCCCGGCCGCGAGGGCGACCTGACCTTCGTGAGCGCCCGGCCCATGGATCCGCTCGGCTTCATCGAGGACCGCACCCTCGCCACCTTGCGCGAACACGGCGTCCCCACGGCGGCGATGCTCTCCGGAGCCTTCACCCACCTGCTCGGCAACTCGCGCATCGCCGAGAAGAAGTTCGACAACTTCAGCCGCTACGTGCAGCTCTACCCCGAATACGGCTTCGTCTTCGTCGGCGACAGCGGCCAAGGCGATGTGGCCTTTGGCGAGCAGATGCTGGCCTCCCACCCGGAGACCGTTCGCGCCGTCTTCATCCATGACGTCGTCGACACGCCCGAGCTCGTTCGCAAGGCATGGCGCGACAAGCGCATCTTCTTCTTCGACACCTACGTGGGAGCCGCCGTCGAGGCCTACCAGGTGGGCGTCATCGCTCGCGACGGCGTGCAGCGCGTGGTCCGCACCACCCGGGAAGAGCTGGAGAAGGTGAACTTCGGCTCCGCCGAGCAGCGAGAGGCGCGGCGAGCGGACCTCTCCCGGGATCTCCAGCGAGCTGACGCTCTGCGTTAA
- a CDS encoding zinc metalloprotease HtpX, with protein sequence MKNQIKTVVLMGILSAVLIGVGGALGQGYLILAAVLALAMNVGAYFFSDRMVLSMHGAREVGPHEAPDLHRMVDELARNAQIPKPRVFIMDDPQPNAFATGRNPAHGVVAVTTGILGILDARELRGVIAHELAHIKNRDILVSTIAATVASAVTFLANAAGFISAFAGGSQDEGEEGLSPAQALVLALVAPIAATLVQLGISRAREYMADRTGAEISGDPEALARALEKLEQGAQHMPSPSARPATASLFIVNPFAGAGSILQLFSTHPAIPERARRLRAMNVRAQDKGWGRSPYALPYSD encoded by the coding sequence ATGAAGAACCAAATCAAGACCGTTGTCCTCATGGGCATCCTGTCCGCCGTCCTCATCGGCGTCGGTGGGGCGCTCGGCCAGGGCTACCTCATCCTCGCCGCCGTGCTCGCGCTGGCGATGAACGTGGGCGCCTACTTCTTCTCCGACCGCATGGTGCTGTCCATGCACGGCGCTCGCGAGGTGGGCCCTCACGAGGCTCCCGACCTGCACCGCATGGTCGACGAGCTAGCTCGCAACGCTCAGATTCCCAAGCCGCGCGTCTTCATCATGGATGACCCGCAGCCCAACGCGTTCGCCACGGGCCGTAACCCCGCGCACGGGGTGGTGGCCGTCACCACGGGCATCCTCGGCATCCTCGACGCCCGCGAGCTGCGCGGCGTCATCGCCCACGAGCTGGCGCACATCAAGAACCGGGACATCCTCGTGTCCACCATCGCGGCCACCGTCGCCTCGGCGGTGACGTTCCTGGCCAACGCCGCTGGCTTCATCTCCGCGTTCGCGGGCGGCAGTCAGGACGAGGGCGAGGAGGGGCTGTCCCCCGCTCAGGCGCTCGTGCTGGCGCTGGTGGCGCCCATCGCCGCCACGCTCGTCCAGCTCGGTATCTCTCGCGCTCGCGAGTACATGGCCGACCGCACCGGCGCAGAGATCTCCGGTGACCCCGAGGCGCTCGCCCGCGCCCTGGAGAAGCTCGAGCAGGGTGCGCAGCACATGCCCAGCCCCTCGGCCCGGCCCGCCACCGCCAGCCTCTTCATCGTCAACCCGTTCGCGGGGGCCGGCTCCATCCTCCAGCTCTTCTCCACTCACCCCGCCATCCCTGAACGCGCGCGACGGCTGCGTGCCATGAACGTGCGCGCCCAGGACAAGGGCTGGGGCCGCTCGCCCTACGCCCTCCCCTACTCAGAC